Genomic DNA from Candidatus Neomarinimicrobiota bacterium:
TTTAGTCTAATATATCCTGCGTAACCATAAGGATAGTCACCGGCAGCATTTGTGGGTTGTACTCCATAAGCTATGAGCGTGTCTTCAGACATTATAAATGCTCTATACCTTATTCCACTGTATCCTTCTTCCTCTTCATATACTGAGGCTAAGTTTGGAGTTGGATAAAGAAATCCCCATCCAATTCTCATACCAATATTTTCTATTCCTATAAAATAATCACTTCTTGGACCACATAATTGCCAGTTGATATTACTTTCATTAAGTCGATTGTTACCCCAATTGAAGCTTCCCCAATCTTTATTTGTAGTGTTGGTGTAGGAAACTTCAAAAAGCGATTCATCGCCAAATTCCTGTGGTATTCTAAATATATCCCTCATATCATCTACGGTTTCAACAGGTATAAGGCTATATTCGCCAGAATTGATAACTTCTTCAAACATTTGTGCTGCTTCTTGATATCTACCCTGATACAGATAAGCTTTCCCAAGTAATGCCTGTGCAAATCCCTTTGAAACACGATATTTATCTTTTAGAGCATATTCACTTTTTAATGGAAGGTCAGCGATGGCAGCTTGTAGATCTTCTTCTATAGCATCCCAGAAGGCTTGCTCTCCTCCCTCCGGTGGAGCTACTTGGTACTCATCAGGATCAAGGAGTTTTAAAACGAGCGATGCATATTCACCCCATAATGCTACAAGTTCAAAGTTAGCCAGTGCCCTTAAACACTTGGCTTCTGCAATGTTAATTTTTTTCGATTCTGTATTTGGTTCGACATAATGAATTATTGTATTACATCTATTAATAATTCTGTAACAACCAGCATAAACGGCAGTAACAAAGGGGTTATTTGGACCAAAACGATATTCATTCAGTTCTTCATATCCCGGTTGATCACCTCTACCACCTCCGCCGGTTATTACTTCATCACTCAAAGTGTTTCTTACGAGATATGAACCTCCCCATATACCGAATTGCTGATCCTGAACTAAGTCATAGCAGGCAAGAGTTCCTGCCATCGATTCGTCGTCTGTCTGGTAATAGTTTTCGACAGATAGTACTCCACGAGGTTCTGTATCAAGAAATTTTTCCGAACATGAAAAAAGGAACAATAGCGCTGTTGCAAGGAATACAATTTTTATTATTTTAATTTTTTCACTCATATTCATAATCCTCCTCAAATTATGATCTATTATTAATTATAATGAAATAGATGTACCGAATACTATATTTCGTGGAGCTGGATATACACCACGATCGATACCAATACTGTTGTCATTGCCAGAACCAGCATCGGGATCAAATCCTGGATATTTTGTAAACGTAAAGTAATTATCGAGAGAAATATAAACCCTTAGTCCCTTAAGATTGAAGTTTTTGATAAAAGAAGATGGGAATGTATATCCAAGCTGTATTTGTTGTATTCTCAAGTAGGAAGCGTCAAAAACCATCAGGTCACTATTCCATGTTATTGCTTCTGCATTAGGTCCGGGCATAGTGCCGTCAGGATTGTCGGGACTCCAGTGATTATCAGTAAGAACTGTTGGTTTATTACAATAAGCACGATCATTTCTAACCCAACCAATTAAAGCATCTTTACCTGAGGCTCCTTGGAAGGATATAGTGAAATCAAATCCTTTATACGCTAAGTTTACACTACCTCCAAATATAAGTTTTGGATGCGGATTTCCAATCATTGTTATATCGTCGCTGGTAATTATGCTATCACCGTTAATATCCTCAAAAATTGCATTTCCTGTCTCGGGATCAATTCCTTTTACTTTGTACCCTCTAAAGTACCATATTGGATATCTTTTCTCAGTAGCAGTTGCAATCCATC
This window encodes:
- a CDS encoding RagB/SusD family nutrient uptake outer membrane protein — encoded protein: MSEKIKIIKIVFLATALLFLFSCSEKFLDTEPRGVLSVENYYQTDDESMAGTLACYDLVQDQQFGIWGGSYLVRNTLSDEVITGGGGRGDQPGYEELNEYRFGPNNPFVTAVYAGCYRIINRCNTIIHYVEPNTESKKINIAEAKCLRALANFELVALWGEYASLVLKLLDPDEYQVAPPEGGEQAFWDAIEEDLQAAIADLPLKSEYALKDKYRVSKGFAQALLGKAYLYQGRYQEAAQMFEEVINSGEYSLIPVETVDDMRDIFRIPQEFGDESLFEVSYTNTTNKDWGSFNWGNNRLNESNINWQLCGPRSDYFIGIENIGMRIGWGFLYPTPNLASVYEEEEGYSGIRYRAFIMSEDTLIAYGVQPTNAAGDYPYGYAGYIRLKYGTWESETGGPVAELNYGTNYRYMRYADVLLMAAEANLFSGNSSKATMYINQVRERASLDPVSQVDFDTIVKERQMELAFEGWRYLDLMRWLKNGKMEVDQVKNILDAVIDKIDELKTKYPQLQYVNRQPWDPRYKLLPIPEQEISVNLKAGRNPDYEQ